The Phragmites australis chromosome 1, lpPhrAust1.1, whole genome shotgun sequence genomic interval GGTGGCGTGCCGTCCGACCATGCCGGAGGCACTGAGGATGCTGGAGGGGGACGTGGACGTGCCTGACCTGCCGGACCGGCCGCAGCCGTACGCCCAGAGGATTGCGTTAGACGGCGCTGAGTGGTCCATTCGTGGACTTCGGCGATATGCTCAGGAGATGCACGACGTCTGATGGATGCGTGCAAGTTGCAAGCTGATTGACGTTTCAGGTCgggaacacacacacacatatatatagatgtatTCACATGCTACACTTCTGCAAGTGTTGGTTCACTGAAGTTTAGAGTGATGTATAAACTTCTCATGTTGTAAATGGATTATGTATCTTGTACTGAAATGCCAATAGATGTCATTAACACATAATATTACATCAGAGTTTGTCTCACTGTTTTAGTTCCAAACAGAAACTATTCACCGTCCGACAAATGCAGTGATTACACAATCATACAGTGCCAAGTTACTCACACTTCGGCTTGGGCTCCACTACTGGCGCCATCTGGAACGAGGATAGACCAGCTGAGAGCGTGTACTAGAGCTCCATGACATCGGCACGTCATGCTTCTGACACACATTATATGTTCATCCAAACATACTGGAAATAAGAGATACAGTTGGCTATGCATGAGGACATACAAGCCAGTGGTGGGTGAAATCATCGGACGAAAACGTCGAGTGGAATGGGAGATTCAGCGGGTGCCTAATTGTTCTCCTGCAAATTGGGATGACTGGGCTGCACGCGGAAGGTGATTGGCATCTGAGCTGCAAAGTCCCTGTCAGGATAGTACCCCAGCTCAAGATCTCTCATGCTGCCACTCAGCTCAACATCTTGCTGGTGCTAGAGACAGGGAATAAAAACAGTGGCTCAGGTAAGCTTTCTAGTTTCAACTTCAGAATTAACTCGGTAACTAACTACTAGTGCAGAGATACcttgtataaaaaaaattgtgtaacATTTACAACCAAAAGCCTAAATTATGTGACTGTGATTACATCCCATCAACTCGATATAGGAAACCTGGCATTGACTTATTTAGTCTCTTTGATTAGTACGAGACAAACAAAATTCAGTCGATGGAGGACCATAAGAAACTAACATGGATTGCGACCTTCTAGTTGGTCGATAGGTGGTATATATTACAGTTTGATGTCTAATTTTCACTGTAAGTATATATTACAGTTTGATGTCTAATTTTCACTGTAAGTTTACCTGCCTGAATTCTGCCTGAATTATGAAACAGTAGATTAACATGATCTCTGAAAACTGTGCGCAGCACACACAACTTTTGATGAAAACAACTTTGCCAAGAAAACAAATTAAGCATTGAAAAAGTCCACCAAGATAGCATTTAATTTACACATTAAATTTTCAAGAAGAGATGGCTCAGCTTTTTCAAGTAAAGATTCAACAAGTGAAATGTAATCCTGCAAGGACACTTACCAGTTTAAAGGCCAGCAGTTTGTTCTCATCTTCCAGCATCTTATTCTGCAGTCAAGCAATAAAATAGTGGATGAGGGAAAGAATGTGAAACAGCCATATGTTCAAACAATATTCATAATACAGTAATACACAATCATATAGTTAGATCAAGCTCATACGTTTCCCATGCGCCTTTCCCAGTGTTCCATCTACCTCAAAAACAACAAACCAATATCAGGAAAAAGACATTTCAAGAATGGTAATACCTATAACATCAACCACAATGGGATGAACTGATTGAACAGATTTGTTACCATTTTTTCGTGCAGGTTCGTCAGCCCATTATCAAGTGCCTCCTCAATCATGATCAACTCTTTGGGTTGCAGCGAGTTTAGATCTTCACCTTTCAGGTGCCTGTACCATCAAGAAAGGAAATCACATTCTCCATAAATATCAACATGAAAATGAAGAGGAAAATCccccaaaaagaaaagacaatTTATTATAGTTTAAACTTACCTGAGCTCAATCTGCATGTTATCGTTCTCTTTCTTGATACGATCAATCTCAGCACTAAGGCTCTGAAATGTTTCATGTGCTCATCAATGGTCAGTCAATCTGCTCAACTAATTCTAGAAGGCAACCAAAGCTGTGCTATTTTAGCTCTAAAAAGTTGTTCACATTTGTCTGGAAATCAAATATTACCATGTGCTTCTCATCCCACAGTATCTTTCCGGAGTTGGTCTGGTACTTCTCCAAGATTTTTGATAGCCTATATATGTCACACCAAACGGTACACAAATACAGGCATGAATATTGCTAAGCGTGTCGGTTCAACAGAAACCAAGCGAATCAAGATACCAAAATTCATAACGATTTTAGTAAAGAGAAGTATGGTTTGCTTATCTACAAACAGAAACATACTTTAATCGGGCAAGAAACTGATGAAGCAAAAATCTTGAAGACCTACGCAAGTTCGTTCATGGCAAGTCGATAAGAAAAGCAGCAGTACCGGTAAAAATCCTATCTTTCACCTAGTTCCACTAGTGGAGAGTACAGCACtaaatccaaaaaaaatggGTAGCAGATTAAAAATAGAACCTTTCTCCAGTCCAGCATAAACAAGCACTACACACCAAAGCGTCATGAAAAGAGATGCAGTCGCGGGAGGGGAAAAGGAGCAGTTACGGTACGCACGACGTCTTGGGGGAGCAGTAGTCGTAGAGCTTGCCGGCGCTGGAGAAGATGACGACGCCGACCTCAGCATCGCACAGCACGCTGATCTCCCGCGCCTTCTTGAGGATCCCGTTCCGGCGCTTCGAGAACGTCACCTGGCGGTTGGTGGAGTTCTCGATCCGCTTGATCTCGATCTTGCCGCGCCCCATCCTTCCCTTCCCTTTCCTCCAGCAACCTCCCAAGAAAGGCTCGCCTCTTCTCCTGTTCTGAACTGGAGCCTGCAGCCGCTCGGTTGATGGTGCCGGTGTGGTGTGGTTGGGAGGGGCGGTGGTGGGAGAGGAGTAAAGGAGATCGCCATGGGAGGAAGAGGAATGGTGCCGAGGGGACTTTCGGGTCTGTTCAGAGCGGGGCGCCAGAAACGGCAAGCGCTCTGTCTGCTTTGCTTGCGTCCGTTGGCTACTTGGCTTTACCTCGCTGTCCAGTCGGAGTTGATGGCAAAAGCCTTAATGGCGTTGTGTATGGTTCGGAAAAAAACTCTATGCTGCGTCTTGTCTACGTTTCGTCTAGGCAGGACTTCAAGGCTTGGTAGGGTGTAAACCTTCATCAAATTATGAAATCATCATTTGCATATCCATCAATCCATCGTAGAAGTTGTTTGAGATCCACAAATTTCGCAGAAAAAAATGTGCCTGTTCTGAAAAATCCATGTCCGATTTTGTAGACCATGATTGATTTCCAGTCGTTTGAGTCATAAGGTTTTGTTCgttttccatttttttcttcaCCCAGGTTAAATATGTTTGACCTTTTCGTGCCCACCAGATGTTGGGCCCGTAACGGCCTGTCCGCCCGCCAGCCGAACCTGCGAGAGCCCATGCGCAGGCCCATGGGCCGAGTCACCAACCACTAGTGCACAGCCCATGCGCGCCCCTCCCGAGGCAAGAAAGGGGACGCGGCGGCGAGACGAGGAGCCAAGCCAACGGCGACGAGGAATCCACGGCGGTTAGCTCACCCCATCCGGCGCGCGCGACCCGCGCCCTCCGCCTCGACCAAAACCGAGGGCGTTTTCGTGCCCTCTTCTCCGgagcccacctcctcctccacttccCTCCCCAGCCACTCCCCAAAACCCTAgattcctcccctcccctcgaTCTAATGCAGTGACCTCCCGTCTCGCCATGGAAGACCCCGTGGCTGCCTCCTCCGCCCCCGGCCCTGCCACCGCGGCCGCAGCAGCTAGGATTCCGGCGGAAGCGGCAGCGGCGCCGCCCGCTCTCGCTCCGCAGCAGCCGCCTGCCACGGCAACGGCGACTGCGGCGGTCCCCGAGGCTGCGGCGACGTGCCGAAGGCAGGTGTTCTCCGTGGAGCTGCGGCCCGGGGAGACCACCATCGTGTCGTGGAAGAAGCTCCTGAGGGAGGCCGggcacgcggcggcggcgccagcgGTGACGGCCGAGCCGGCGTTGGCTGCACATGCGGGCCCGTCCGATGCGGTAAGCAGTGCTGTTGCGGTTGTTGCGTGTTGGTTGATTACCTGCTGTATTGCTGTAGTTTGTGCTTAGCTTAGCTTAGCTTTGCGAGTAGATGAAAATAGATGGATTCTCTGGAACCTGAAGATAAGATCTGGAAGAGGAAACGTGAAGGCCTTTTTGTGTTTAGTAGACAGTAACAGGTCCAGCCCTCGTAAGAGAAATGCTAGATAAAGATGGCAAAGGGCACAAGAGCTATACCTTTAGGGAATCTGTTTGgcgtgatgatgatggtgaccACAATGATATTCTCAATTACAGCCAGTTGTTGATATATGAAATCAGGGTGGTTGGGTTCTGATGTTCTTGTTGAACTATGcatattttttcatttgagaTGCCTGTGTTGTTGTAAATGTCTGTTTCTGGTATCCTGGAATTTAACTACTA includes:
- the LOC133925945 gene encoding MADS-box transcription factor 2, with the translated sequence MGRGKIEIKRIENSTNRQVTFSKRRNGILKKAREISVLCDAEVGVVIFSSAGKLYDYCSPKTSLSKILEKYQTNSGKILWDEKHMSLSAEIDRIKKENDNMQIELRHLKGEDLNSLQPKELIMIEEALDNGLTNLHEKMMEHWERRMGNNKMLEDENKLLAFKLHQQDVELSGSMRDLELGYYPDRDFAAQMPITFRVQPSHPNLQENN